In one Alphaproteobacteria bacterium SS10 genomic region, the following are encoded:
- the radA gene encoding DNA repair protein RadA gives MAKRRSSFVCQECGTVHAQWVGKCDGCGAWNSLVEESTEALNPGGLKDRSTKGKSIQFTDLQPAESVVRRHLTGIGEFDRVCGGGVVPGGAMLVGGDPGIXKSTLMLQVAGALSQNLEVAYISGEEGLEQIRMRAERLGLAKAPVRLATATSVRDIVATMEAKDHPDILVIDSIQTMFVDTLDSAPGSVGQVRASAQEMIRAAKKHNIAIILIGHVTKEGTLAGPRVLEHMVDTVLYFEGERGHPFRILRTVKNRFGPTDEIGVFEMVEAGLAPVDNPSALFLADRQAQVPGTCVFAGIEGTRPLLVEIQALVAPSAFGTPRRAVVGWDSNRLAMILAVLETRCGLTFHTEDIYLNVAGGLRITEPAADMAVAVALISALKEKPAPAGTVVFGEIGLTGEVRAVARAAARAKEAEKLGFSKAWAPAVKPRGKAKNASGTGDGRANNADQILLEHFKSVADLPTAIDDAAYDQMSPEPVAS, from the coding sequence ATGGCCAAGCGGCGCAGCAGCTTTGTTTGCCAGGAATGCGGCACGGTCCATGCCCAATGGGTTGGCAAATGCGATGGCTGCGGTGCCTGGAACAGCCTCGTTGAGGAAAGCACCGAGGCTCTTAACCCCGGCGGCCTTAAAGACCGCAGCACCAAGGGCAAATCGATCCAGTTCACCGACCTGCAACCCGCCGAGAGCGTGGTCCGCCGGCATTTGACCGGGATCGGTGAGTTTGACCGGGTCTGTGGCGGCGGTGTTGTTCCCGGTGGCGCCATGCTGGTCGGCGGTGACCCAGGCATCNGTAAATCTACCCTAATGCTGCAGGTTGCTGGCGCCCTCTCCCAGAACCTCGAGGTTGCCTACATCTCGGGTGAGGAAGGGCTAGAGCAGATCCGCATGCGGGCCGAACGCCTCGGTCTTGCCAAGGCACCGGTCAGGCTCGCCACTGCCACCTCGGTCCGCGATATCGTCGCGACCATGGAGGCGAAGGATCACCCAGACATTCTGGTGATCGACAGTATCCAAACCATGTTTGTCGATACGCTCGACAGCGCGCCAGGCAGTGTCGGCCAGGTTCGCGCCTCGGCGCAGGAGATGATCCGCGCCGCTAAGAAGCACAACATCGCAATCATCCTCATCGGGCATGTGACCAAGGAAGGCACCCTCGCTGGCCCTCGCGTGCTGGAACACATGGTTGATACCGTCCTCTATTTTGAAGGGGAGCGCGGCCACCCCTTCCGTATCCTTCGCACGGTAAAGAACCGCTTCGGACCCACGGATGAGATTGGTGTGTTTGAGATGGTTGAGGCTGGCCTGGCGCCGGTTGATAACCCCTCCGCCCTGTTCCTCGCTGATCGTCAGGCCCAGGTGCCGGGCACCTGTGTTTTCGCTGGGATTGAGGGCACACGCCCGCTGTTGGTTGAGATCCAGGCCCTGGTGGCGCCCAGCGCGTTTGGCACGCCGCGCCGTGCCGTAGTCGGCTGGGACAGCAACCGGCTGGCGATGATCTTGGCCGTGCTTGAGACCCGTTGTGGCCTCACCTTCCATACGGAAGACATCTATCTCAACGTCGCTGGTGGCCTTCGAATCACCGAGCCTGCAGCGGATATGGCAGTGGCTGTGGCCCTTATCAGCGCGTTGAAGGAGAAGCCCGCACCAGCTGGCACAGTGGTGTTTGGCGAAATTGGGCTGACCGGTGAGGTACGCGCCGTGGCACGTGCCGCCGCACGGGCAAAAGAGGCTGAAAAACTTGGCTTTTCCAAGGCCTGGGCACCCGCGGTAAAGCCGCGCGGCAAGGCGAAAAACGCCAGTGGTACTGGCGATGGCCGGGCGAACAATGCAGATCAGATATTGCTCGAACACTTCAAATCAGTGGCGGACCTGCCAACGGCCATTGATGATGCCGCCTACGATCAAATGAGCCCGGAACCTGTGGCGTCATAA
- a CDS encoding amidophosphoribosyltransferase, with amino-acid sequence MIANPFDDDKLREECAIFGIYGHDDAAALTALGLHALQHRGQEGTGIVSADGEAFYNHRGLGHVGDHFSKEEVIDNLKGHIAIGHNRYATTGGSSQANNVQPLFAEMEFGGFALGQNGNLTNAITVRQELVRNGSIFQATTDTEVIIHLMARARGGSVVERLVGAMRQLEGAYSLVCMTKDAMYCMRDPMGIRPMVLGRLGDAYVVASETCAFDIIGATFERDIEPGEMVVIDGEGLTSSKPFNQRPSKFCIFEYVYFSRPDSFFGDRSVYEARKHIGHELAKESPVEADLVVPVPDSGVPSAIGYAEEANIPFELGIIRNHYVGRTFIEPTDEIRHLGVKLKHNANRRLLEGKRVVLVDDSIVRGTTSKKIVEMVRAAGAAEVHMRISSPPTTHSCFYGVDTPSQDKLLAANYSVEEMARMINADSLSFVTIDGLYRAVGEAKRMSDQPQFCDACFTGEYPVACTDKDSNAAIGTEPTPMRRQA; translated from the coding sequence ATGATTGCGAACCCGTTCGACGACGATAAGCTGCGCGAGGAATGCGCCATCTTTGGCATTTATGGCCATGATGACGCCGCCGCACTGACCGCCCTTGGCCTCCATGCCCTACAGCATCGCGGGCAAGAGGGAACCGGTATCGTCTCCGCCGATGGTGAGGCGTTTTACAACCACCGCGGCCTTGGCCATGTCGGCGATCACTTCTCTAAGGAAGAGGTCATTGACAACCTCAAGGGCCATATCGCGATTGGTCATAACCGCTACGCAACCACCGGCGGATCATCACAGGCGAACAACGTACAGCCACTCTTCGCAGAGATGGAGTTTGGCGGTTTTGCTTTGGGGCAAAATGGCAATCTGACCAATGCGATAACCGTACGCCAGGAACTCGTACGCAACGGCTCAATCTTCCAGGCAACGACTGATACTGAGGTGATTATCCACCTCATGGCTCGCGCCCGTGGCGGCAGCGTGGTTGAGCGCCTAGTCGGAGCCATGCGACAGCTGGAGGGGGCGTACTCCCTAGTCTGCATGACCAAGGACGCCATGTATTGCATGCGTGACCCCATGGGCATTCGCCCGATGGTGCTTGGTCGCCTTGGCGATGCCTATGTTGTGGCCTCGGAAACCTGCGCCTTTGACATCATTGGCGCCACGTTTGAGCGCGATATTGAGCCAGGCGAGATGGTGGTCATTGATGGTGAGGGCCTCACCTCCTCAAAGCCGTTCAATCAACGCCCATCAAAGTTCTGCATCTTTGAGTACGTGTACTTCTCTCGCCCAGATAGCTTCTTTGGCGACCGCTCTGTTTATGAGGCGCGTAAGCATATTGGCCATGAGCTGGCGAAGGAATCACCGGTTGAGGCCGATCTGGTCGTCCCGGTACCGGATAGCGGGGTGCCATCCGCCATCGGTTATGCGGAAGAAGCCAATATCCCGTTTGAGCTGGGTATCATCCGGAACCACTATGTTGGCCGGACCTTTATCGAGCCCACCGACGAAATCCGCCATTTGGGCGTGAAGCTGAAACACAACGCCAACCGCCGCCTGCTTGAGGGTAAGCGCGTGGTTCTGGTCGATGACAGCATCGTACGTGGCACCACCTCTAAGAAGATTGTTGAGATGGTACGCGCCGCCGGCGCCGCTGAGGTTCATATGCGGATCTCAAGTCCGCCAACCACCCATAGCTGTTTCTACGGCGTTGATACGCCGAGCCAGGACAAACTGCTGGCCGCCAATTACAGCGTTGAAGAAATGGCCCGCATGATCAATGCGGATAGCCTGAGTTTCGTTACCATCGATGGCCTATACCGCGCCGTTGGTGAGGCAAAGCGGATGAGCGATCAGCCACAGTTCTGCGATGCATGTTTCACCGGTGAGTATCCGGTGGCCTGCACGGACAAGGATTCAAACGCCGCAATCGGTACCGAACCAACGCCAATGCGTCGGCAAGCCTGA
- a CDS encoding ABC transporter permease, translating to MTTRSINPLAVIGQSALAAMAEIGRLAQFTGMALRHMITPPFFPRMVWRQLIQMGFYSLPVVGLTALFTGMVLALQSYTGFSRFQAEGAVATVVVLSMTRELGPVLAGLMVAGRVGAAIAAEIGTMRVTEQIDALWTLSTNPFKYLIAPRLLAGTLTLPLLVLIADIIGVLGGYLIGVYVLDFNSATYLSNTVEFLKPIDVISGLAKAAVFGFIVALMGCYQGYNSGRGAQGVGKATTNAVVAASIMILTFNYVITELFVVK from the coding sequence ATGACCACCCGCTCAATCAACCCGCTCGCCGTTATCGGCCAAAGCGCCTTGGCCGCCATGGCCGAGATTGGGCGGCTGGCACAGTTCACCGGGATGGCGCTTCGCCACATGATCACGCCGCCATTTTTCCCACGCATGGTTTGGCGGCAGTTGATTCAGATGGGTTTCTACTCACTACCGGTTGTTGGCCTGACCGCCCTGTTCACCGGGATGGTGCTGGCGCTGCAGAGCTACACCGGCTTTTCCCGCTTCCAAGCTGAGGGCGCGGTGGCCACGGTGGTTGTCCTTTCCATGACGCGGGAGCTGGGGCCCGTTCTGGCTGGCTTGATGGTAGCGGGCCGCGTAGGCGCTGCCATCGCCGCTGAAATCGGCACCATGCGGGTGACAGAGCAGATTGATGCGCTCTGGACCCTATCCACCAATCCATTCAAGTACTTGATCGCACCACGGCTGCTAGCGGGTACGCTGACCCTGCCCTTACTGGTCCTGATTGCCGATATCATCGGGGTCTTGGGTGGCTATTTGATTGGCGTCTATGTGCTGGACTTCAACAGCGCCACCTACCTCTCCAATACCGTTGAGTTCTTGAAACCCATCGATGTGATCTCTGGCCTCGCCAAGGCCGCCGTCTTCGGCTTCATCGTCGCTCTAATGGGTTGTTATCAGGGCTATAACTCGGGCCGTGGCGCCCAGGGTGTGGGTAAAGCCACCACCAATGCCGTGGTTGCCGCCTCAATCATGATCCTGACCTTCAACTACGTCATCACTGAGCTGTTCGTCGTCAAATGA
- a CDS encoding ATP-binding cassette domain-containing protein: MTQADQTAPIIEVSGLEKSFGPKHVLRGIDLNVAKGESIVVIGGSGSGKSVLLKNILGLMHPDKGSIKINGVETARLRGREREAQYRHFGMLFQGAALFDSLSVWENVAFGLMQGKGMARPAARDLAVSKLAAVGLGSEVADLFPAELSGGMQKRVGLARAIAGDPEIIFFDEPTTGLDPIMSDVINDLIIEQVKALGATAVSITHDMASARKIADRIVMLYQGELIWDGPVSSIDNPGNAHVTQFVTGSAQGPIAMQVEAP; this comes from the coding sequence ATGACCCAAGCAGACCAGACAGCACCAATCATTGAAGTCAGCGGGCTGGAGAAGTCCTTCGGGCCCAAGCATGTCCTACGCGGCATCGACCTGAATGTGGCCAAGGGAGAGTCGATCGTTGTGATTGGTGGCTCCGGCTCCGGTAAATCTGTGCTGTTGAAGAATATTCTGGGCCTAATGCATCCCGATAAGGGCAGCATCAAGATCAATGGCGTCGAAACCGCCCGGCTGCGAGGTCGTGAGCGGGAAGCGCAATATCGACATTTCGGCATGCTGTTCCAGGGTGCTGCCCTCTTCGATAGCCTCAGCGTTTGGGAAAACGTTGCCTTTGGTCTGATGCAGGGTAAGGGCATGGCCCGTCCCGCCGCCCGCGATCTCGCGGTTTCAAAACTGGCGGCCGTTGGCCTCGGCTCTGAAGTCGCGGACCTATTCCCGGCAGAACTGTCGGGCGGCATGCAGAAGCGGGTTGGTTTGGCCCGCGCCATTGCTGGCGATCCGGAAATCATCTTCTTCGATGAGCCAACCACCGGCCTCGACCCGATCATGAGTGATGTAATCAATGATCTGATCATTGAGCAGGTGAAGGCGCTGGGTGCCACCGCCGTTTCGATCACCCATGACATGGCAAGCGCGCGCAAGATCGCCGACCGCATCGTTATGCTCTACCAGGGTGAGCTTATCTGGGACGGCCCGGTCAGCAGCATCGATAATCCAGGCAATGCCCATGTGACCCAATTTGTTACCGGCAGTGCCCAAGGCCCCATCGCCATGCAGGTGGAGGCCCCGTAA
- the der gene encoding ribosome biogenesis GTPase Der: MSFTVALVGRPNVGKSTLFNRLVGKRIALVHDTPGLTRDWRRGHGRIGPLEFDVLDTAGLEDEPDEALEGRMRQKTEEALGEADVVLFLVDARAGITPLDSFFANKLRRQKLPVILVANKAEGRAGDDGYYGAYQLGLGDPIRLSAEHGQGLNVLYDALEPYAAEEEAEQAAEAEAEIDGWADVEDELDAPDSDDDELPEGMDEGNFIFDEDDEAEDDIDDEALKERPIQLAIVGRPNAGKSTLVNTLLGQERMLTGPEPGITRDAIASDWEHEGWRFKLVDTAGLRRRAKVKNRLEQIANANTIDSLEMAQVVLLLIDANEGFDKQDLTIARRVVDEGRALVIGVNKWDAVDDRAMTLRGFEDRLQTSLTQVTGVPLVTISGLRGRGLPKLMDAVLDVYRRWNTRISTGKLNRWLDGMVSAHPPPAVQARSIRLRYMTQIKARPPHFAVWCSRPKELPESYRRYLMNGLRETFDLGGIPMRISLRKTDNPYEHLKKKR; encoded by the coding sequence ATGAGCTTCACCGTCGCCCTTGTGGGCCGGCCGAATGTCGGCAAGTCGACCCTGTTCAACCGTCTGGTGGGCAAGCGCATTGCGCTGGTCCATGACACACCAGGCCTGACCCGTGACTGGCGCCGTGGCCATGGCCGTATTGGGCCGCTGGAGTTCGATGTCCTAGACACTGCCGGCCTTGAGGATGAGCCTGATGAGGCGCTCGAAGGTCGGATGCGACAGAAGACCGAAGAGGCTTTGGGCGAGGCGGATGTGGTCCTGTTCCTGGTCGATGCCCGCGCTGGCATCACGCCGTTGGACAGCTTCTTTGCCAACAAGCTACGGCGTCAGAAGCTGCCGGTGATCCTGGTGGCCAATAAGGCCGAGGGCCGGGCAGGGGATGATGGCTATTACGGCGCCTATCAGTTGGGGCTTGGTGACCCAATCCGCCTATCGGCCGAACACGGGCAGGGACTGAACGTCCTCTATGATGCGCTTGAGCCTTATGCGGCTGAGGAAGAGGCCGAACAGGCTGCCGAGGCTGAGGCCGAGATCGATGGCTGGGCTGATGTTGAAGATGAGCTCGACGCGCCAGACAGTGATGATGACGAACTGCCAGAAGGCATGGATGAGGGTAACTTCATCTTCGATGAAGATGATGAGGCCGAGGATGATATCGATGATGAGGCGCTGAAGGAGCGGCCTATCCAACTCGCCATCGTCGGCCGTCCGAATGCCGGTAAATCCACCCTGGTGAACACCTTGCTTGGCCAAGAGCGGATGCTGACCGGCCCAGAGCCCGGCATTACGCGTGACGCTATTGCGAGTGATTGGGAGCATGAGGGCTGGCGCTTTAAGCTTGTCGACACGGCTGGCCTTCGGCGGCGTGCCAAGGTCAAAAACCGGCTTGAGCAGATTGCCAATGCCAACACCATCGATAGCCTTGAGATGGCGCAGGTGGTGCTGCTGCTAATCGACGCCAATGAAGGGTTCGACAAGCAGGACCTAACCATTGCTCGCCGCGTAGTGGATGAGGGGCGCGCCCTGGTGATCGGCGTGAACAAATGGGACGCGGTGGATGACCGCGCGATGACCCTTCGTGGTTTTGAGGATCGGCTGCAAACCTCGCTGACACAGGTAACCGGTGTGCCTCTGGTCACCATCTCAGGCTTGCGTGGTCGTGGCTTGCCAAAGCTGATGGATGCCGTGCTGGACGTCTATCGCCGCTGGAATACCCGTATCTCAACCGGCAAGCTGAACCGTTGGCTCGACGGTATGGTCAGTGCACACCCACCGCCAGCCGTTCAGGCGCGTAGTATCCGCCTGCGCTACATGACCCAGATTAAGGCCCGGCCACCGCATTTTGCGGTCTGGTGTTCGCGGCCGAAGGAACTGCCTGAAAGCTACCGCCGCTATCTGATGAATGGGCTGCGGGAGACATTCGATCTGGGGGGCATTCCAATGCGCATTTCCCTGCGCAAGACGGATAACCCCTATGAACACCTCAAGAAAAAGCGTTAG
- a CDS encoding NADP-dependent isocitrate dehydrogenase produces the protein MNGNSTDAGNKPAAITVARGDGIGPEIMESTLAVLDAAGANLDITEIEIGESMFHKGHSAGIAPESWDILRENKVFLKAPITTPQGGGFKSLNVTIRKGLGLYSNVRPCVAYHPFVTTRHPDMDVVIIRENEEDLYAGIEHRQTDDVYQCLKLISRPGCERIVRYAFEYARTNHRKKVTAFVKDNIMKLTDGIFHKVFDEVAADYPDIEADHLIVDIGAARIADTPEMFDVIVTLNLYGDIISDIAAQITGSVGLAGSANIGDQSAMFEAIHGSAPPIAGKGIANPSGLLLASVMMLTHVGQPKVAETIHNGWLSAIEQGFHTGDIFDRKHSKQRCTTKEFTEAVIELLGSRPDQLPPVSYSPKNTDRNQSGVRMTVPQRSVKTLVGVDVFLDHPDISPDDLAAKLMPVVGNALNLQVISNRGTKVWPDGLPETFCADHWRCRFIAKESSAVKHTDVISLLGRLNEAGLDFIKTEHLYDFDGKPGYSAAQGT, from the coding sequence ATGAACGGGAACTCCACTGACGCTGGCAATAAGCCAGCCGCCATTACTGTTGCCCGCGGTGATGGCATCGGCCCCGAGATTATGGAGTCGACCCTCGCGGTATTGGATGCCGCTGGCGCTAACCTAGACATCACCGAAATCGAGATCGGCGAGAGCATGTTCCATAAGGGACATAGCGCCGGCATCGCACCGGAGAGCTGGGACATCCTGCGCGAGAATAAGGTGTTCTTGAAGGCACCGATCACCACGCCCCAAGGCGGTGGTTTTAAGTCCCTGAATGTGACGATCCGTAAGGGCTTGGGCCTATACTCAAATGTCCGCCCCTGCGTTGCCTACCATCCCTTTGTGACCACCCGACATCCGGATATGGATGTGGTGATTATCCGGGAGAATGAGGAAGACCTCTATGCCGGGATTGAGCACCGCCAGACCGATGATGTGTATCAGTGTCTGAAGCTTATCTCACGTCCAGGGTGTGAGAGGATCGTGCGCTATGCCTTTGAATATGCACGCACAAACCATCGCAAGAAGGTGACTGCCTTCGTTAAAGACAACATCATGAAGCTGACCGACGGCATCTTCCATAAGGTGTTTGATGAGGTCGCAGCGGATTATCCGGATATTGAGGCGGACCACCTAATCGTTGATATCGGCGCGGCGCGAATTGCCGATACGCCAGAGATGTTCGACGTGATCGTCACCCTCAACCTCTACGGCGATATCATCTCAGATATTGCTGCGCAGATCACCGGGTCTGTTGGCCTAGCTGGTTCCGCCAATATTGGTGACCAATCCGCGATGTTTGAGGCAATCCACGGCTCTGCCCCACCAATCGCGGGCAAGGGGATCGCCAACCCGTCTGGGCTGCTTCTGGCCTCGGTCATGATGTTGACCCATGTGGGCCAGCCAAAGGTGGCTGAGACCATCCACAACGGCTGGCTCTCCGCGATTGAGCAGGGCTTCCATACTGGCGATATCTTTGACCGTAAGCACTCAAAGCAGCGCTGTACGACGAAAGAGTTCACCGAGGCCGTGATTGAGCTTCTCGGTTCACGCCCGGATCAGCTGCCGCCGGTTAGCTATTCACCGAAGAATACTGATCGGAACCAATCTGGTGTTCGGATGACGGTGCCACAGCGTTCGGTGAAGACGCTAGTCGGTGTTGATGTCTTCCTTGATCATCCGGATATCTCGCCAGATGATTTGGCCGCGAAACTCATGCCGGTTGTGGGTAATGCCCTGAACCTGCAGGTGATTTCAAACCGCGGCACCAAGGTTTGGCCCGATGGGCTGCCTGAGACGTTCTGTGCTGATCACTGGCGCTGCCGTTTCATCGCCAAGGAGAGCTCAGCGGTGAAGCATACCGACGTGATCAGCCTGCTTGGCCGGTTGAATGAGGCAGGGCTCGACTTCATCAAGACCGAGCATCTGTACGATTTCGACGGGAAGCCGGGCTACTCAGCAGCGCAGGGCACGTAA
- a CDS encoding PQQ-binding-like beta-propeller repeat protein, which produces MTSRPIPDKLGILCRSLVICLPLLAAGCDTVGDFFEDDPPPPLPGERLSVLQLEQQLEPDPELASADITVGTPFRNSDWPQAGGYPDHNMGHLALDLEGLERDWSLDIGSGSSGGRRLVAQPVAANGRIYALDAEATLTAISIDDGDRIWSIETRLDDEDEDVLSGGVAVAEGKVFVTTGYATLAAFDADSGTELWRQRMSAPSRAAPTVSRGFVYVVTVDNKLIALDAATGTVVWDHSGLVEAAGLLGTASPATDGEVLVVGYSSGELHGLRPENGASVWQDSLAAIRRLGMMASMADIRALPVISDGTVIALSHANRLLALNVRSGIRVWQRTIGGTTTPVIAGDFVLLISNDNELMALRRSDGRIRWVTQLPRFEDEEDREDPIIWTSPLLAGGKVLIAGSDGEMLVLEPSDGALVDTIDLPGDVLIDPLVVDNTLLVLDEGGTLSAFR; this is translated from the coding sequence ATGACCTCCCGCCCGATCCCCGACAAGCTTGGCATCCTCTGCCGCAGTCTCGTTATCTGCCTGCCGCTATTGGCTGCTGGGTGCGACACGGTTGGCGACTTCTTTGAAGATGATCCGCCGCCGCCACTGCCCGGTGAGCGCCTATCGGTTCTACAGCTCGAACAGCAGCTTGAGCCTGATCCGGAGCTAGCCTCAGCGGACATCACCGTTGGCACGCCGTTTCGTAATTCCGATTGGCCGCAAGCTGGTGGTTACCCGGATCATAATATGGGGCATCTGGCCCTTGATCTGGAGGGGCTAGAGCGGGATTGGAGCCTGGATATTGGCTCTGGCTCAAGCGGCGGTCGCCGCCTTGTGGCACAGCCTGTCGCTGCCAATGGCCGGATTTACGCCCTCGATGCCGAGGCAACGCTAACCGCAATCTCTATCGATGATGGTGACCGCATCTGGTCGATTGAAACCCGGCTTGATGATGAGGATGAGGATGTGCTCAGCGGCGGCGTTGCCGTGGCTGAGGGCAAGGTTTTTGTCACCACTGGCTATGCCACCCTGGCGGCCTTTGATGCCGATAGCGGCACCGAACTTTGGCGCCAACGAATGAGTGCGCCTTCTAGGGCCGCCCCAACGGTCTCCCGCGGCTTTGTCTATGTGGTCACCGTCGACAACAAGCTGATTGCCCTCGATGCCGCCACCGGCACGGTGGTGTGGGACCATAGCGGTCTGGTTGAGGCGGCAGGCCTGCTTGGCACTGCGAGCCCGGCAACCGATGGCGAAGTGCTTGTCGTTGGATACTCTTCCGGGGAGTTGCATGGGCTGCGGCCAGAGAATGGGGCCTCAGTTTGGCAGGACAGCCTGGCGGCAATCCGGCGTTTGGGCATGATGGCCAGTATGGCCGATATCCGCGCCTTGCCAGTGATCAGTGACGGCACCGTCATCGCGCTCAGTCATGCAAACCGCCTGCTGGCCCTGAATGTCCGTAGCGGCATCCGGGTTTGGCAGCGCACGATTGGTGGCACGACGACACCGGTGATTGCGGGCGATTTCGTCCTGCTGATTAGTAATGATAACGAGCTGATGGCCCTCCGCCGTAGTGATGGCCGTATTCGCTGGGTAACTCAGCTGCCACGTTTTGAGGATGAAGAGGATCGCGAGGATCCGATAATCTGGACCAGCCCACTCCTTGCCGGTGGCAAGGTGCTGATCGCCGGTAGCGATGGCGAGATGCTGGTTCTGGAGCCCTCGGATGGCGCCCTGGTCGACACGATCGATCTGCCTGGCGATGTACTGATCGATCCGCTGGTCGTCGACAACACCCTCTTAGTTCTGGATGAGGGCGGCACGCTCTCAGCCTTCCGTTGA
- a CDS encoding SDR family oxidoreductase, with product MPSDTTAPTDQPICLITGASRGLGNALAHGFAKAGYHIIAVARTVGALEALDDELKAAAAEQGGAEAAKKAGATLVPLDIRDGDAIDRLGGALHQRFGKLDVVISNAATMEVLSPVAQSAPKPFEDAWRTNCQGPYRLIRSLDPLLRQSARGGCFIGVTCASAIERKPFWGTYGASKAAFEAMVLSYAAELADDPLRVNLVDPGPMATRLRTLAFPGEKEGAQPDPATKVDAFIELASADDKRHGERIVL from the coding sequence ATGCCCTCAGACACAACCGCACCAACAGACCAGCCCATCTGCCTGATTACCGGCGCCTCTCGCGGCCTGGGCAATGCCCTCGCCCATGGCTTTGCCAAGGCTGGTTATCACATCATCGCGGTTGCCCGCACCGTCGGTGCCTTGGAAGCGTTGGACGATGAGTTAAAGGCAGCAGCGGCAGAGCAAGGGGGCGCTGAGGCAGCCAAAAAGGCGGGCGCCACCCTGGTGCCATTGGATATCCGCGATGGTGATGCCATCGACCGCCTCGGCGGCGCGCTACACCAGCGCTTTGGCAAACTGGATGTGGTGATCAGTAACGCCGCCACGATGGAAGTGTTGAGCCCGGTCGCACAGAGTGCCCCCAAACCGTTTGAGGATGCCTGGCGGACCAATTGCCAAGGCCCCTATCGCCTAATTCGCAGCCTGGACCCTTTGCTTCGTCAGTCGGCGCGTGGTGGCTGCTTTATCGGCGTTACCTGCGCCTCTGCGATTGAGCGCAAGCCCTTCTGGGGCACCTATGGCGCCAGTAAAGCCGCGTTTGAGGCGATGGTGTTGTCCTATGCCGCGGAATTGGCCGATGACCCGCTTCGGGTAAACCTGGTCGATCCTGGCCCTATGGCAACCCGCCTTCGCACCCTCGCCTTCCCTGGCGAGAAGGAGGGCGCACAGCCAGACCCAGCAACCAAGGTCGATGCGTTTATCGAGTTGGCATCAGCCGACGATAAGCGGCACGGCGAGCGGATCGTGCTCTAA
- a CDS encoding DUF2794 domain-containing protein, producing the protein MTHLIRLSDYRNRTRRGNSKVFFNRAELSQLLGLYSEFVARGDWRDYAIDHLPDAAMFSIFRHAHESPLLTVVKTPDQKRKRTGYLLFQGEKRLLKAQSLGEILEKLRSRPRLVKEL; encoded by the coding sequence ATGACCCATCTGATCCGGCTCTCAGACTACCGAAACCGCACAAGGCGCGGTAATTCCAAGGTTTTTTTCAACCGAGCCGAACTCTCCCAGCTGCTTGGCCTATACAGTGAATTCGTCGCCCGTGGTGATTGGCGAGACTATGCCATCGACCATCTGCCGGATGCGGCCATGTTCTCAATTTTCCGCCATGCGCACGAATCACCCCTGCTGACCGTGGTGAAAACCCCAGATCAGAAGCGTAAGCGAACCGGTTATTTGCTGTTCCAGGGTGAAAAACGGCTGCTGAAGGCACAAAGCCTAGGCGAGATCTTGGAGAAACTGCGCTCCAGACCCCGCCTCGTTAAAGAGCTTTGA
- a CDS encoding CvpA family protein: protein MEAEAANAGGATADLLANIHWVDIAAIATLLLSGLLALFRGFTKEFFQVVNVVVALTAAAAGLPLALPFAEQVLPAGWIANAVTGIVIFIVVAAVMALISGQISKAIRKSSLSTLDRSLGFAFGLVRGMLIVCLAYIVLLLISNPKSVEATLGEARSGNLILLGANTIIQLLPEETVAAIGLDEALEPAKESAGPKPALDEVRPVAEPNQADGAGSANDSDARSASDDILEEGYKALERQAIEALLDAAQDAGSGSNNSGPSND, encoded by the coding sequence ATGGAAGCCGAAGCAGCCAATGCGGGCGGTGCAACCGCCGACCTACTCGCCAATATCCACTGGGTGGACATTGCAGCGATTGCCACCCTGCTGCTGTCCGGCTTGCTGGCGCTGTTCCGTGGCTTCACTAAAGAGTTCTTCCAGGTTGTGAATGTTGTGGTGGCCCTGACCGCCGCCGCCGCTGGCCTGCCACTTGCCCTTCCCTTTGCCGAACAGGTTCTGCCCGCCGGTTGGATCGCCAATGCGGTGACCGGCATCGTGATCTTTATCGTCGTGGCTGCCGTGATGGCGCTAATCTCTGGTCAAATCTCCAAAGCCATTCGGAAATCTAGCCTCAGTACCCTGGACCGATCTCTTGGTTTTGCCTTCGGTCTCGTGCGCGGCATGTTGATTGTCTGCCTTGCCTATATCGTGCTGCTGCTGATTTCGAACCCAAAGAGTGTGGAAGCCACATTGGGTGAGGCCCGGTCAGGTAACTTGATTTTATTGGGTGCCAACACAATCATTCAGTTGCTACCTGAGGAAACTGTTGCTGCCATTGGCCTGGACGAGGCCCTGGAGCCCGCAAAGGAGAGTGCTGGACCTAAACCTGCCTTGGACGAGGTTCGCCCCGTGGCCGAACCAAACCAAGCAGATGGTGCCGGATCAGCAAATGACAGCGATGCACGAAGCGCCAGTGACGACATCCTCGAAGAAGGCTATAAGGCTCTGGAGCGCCAGGCGATTGAGGCGCTCTTGGATGCAGCCCAGGATGCTGGGTCAGGTTCAAACAATTCAGGCCCATCAAATGACTAG